The following are encoded together in the Candidatus Methylomirabilis oxygeniifera genome:
- a CDS encoding protein of unknown function (Evidence 5 : No homology to any previously reported sequences): MPLMTCTLNPRPYFYSHSMVLGGLEEMS, from the coding sequence TTGCCTCTTATGACCTGTACCCTAAACCCTAGACCCTATTTTTATTCCCACTCGATGGTGCTGGGGGGCTTGGAGGAGATGTCGTAG
- a CDS encoding DNA polymerase, beta domain protein region (fragment) — protein sequence MVVCQFTGSRRSLMVAMDRALSGLEFARDVVILTPEEFERDRYIPGTVARPAFLEGRVLYEHPG from the coding sequence TTGGTGGTCTGCCAGTTTACGGGCAGCCGCCGGTCACTGATGGTAGCCATGGACCGGGCGCTTTCCGGGTTAGAGTTTGCGCGCGACGTGGTGATCCTTACCCCTGAGGAGTTTGAGCGTGACCGCTATATTCCTGGTACCGTGGCTCGCCCAGCCTTCCTGGAAGGAAGGGTGCTGTATGAGCATCCCGGATGA
- a CDS encoding protein of unknown function (Evidence 5 : No homology to any previously reported sequences), whose product MRVILFAPLDPFMMLIALFHWFTF is encoded by the coding sequence ATGCGTGTGATCCTCTTCGCTCCACTCGACCCATTTATGATGCTAATCGCTCTCTTTCATTGGTTCACCTTTTGA
- a CDS encoding DNA polymerase beta domain protein region, which translates to MHEIVQNRKEVLERLKSAEAAIRALGVRRLALFGSFVRETASLESDVDVLVEFEPERKTYDRFLDLSELLERLLGRRVEIVTTESLSPYLGAYILSEARDVIRAA; encoded by the coding sequence ATGCACGAGATCGTACAAAACCGGAAGGAAGTCCTCGAACGCCTGAAATCAGCCGAGGCCGCAATCCGTGCGCTGGGAGTTCGGCGACTGGCGCTCTTTGGATCGTTTGTTCGAGAAACGGCGTCGCTCGAAAGCGATGTCGATGTTTTGGTCGAGTTCGAGCCAGAACGCAAAACATATGACCGATTTCTCGATCTCTCGGAACTCCTGGAGCGCCTGCTTGGACGTCGGGTTGAGATCGTGACGACCGAGTCGCTGAGTCCTTATCTTGGTGCTTACATCCTTTCCGAGGCCAGAGATGTCATTCGAGCCGCTTGA
- a CDS encoding conserved protein of unknown function (Evidence 4 : Homologs of previously reported genes of unknown function) — protein sequence MSFEPLEYLRHILIEADYLVEQCVSLSKEQLLADETLRRAFVRSLEIIGEAAKKVPDAFREQHPEVEWRAMAGMRDRLIHGYFGVDYELVWDAVKNKVPALRGQIGNILRDADSRSTSSG from the coding sequence ATGTCATTCGAGCCGCTTGAGTACCTGCGTCACATCCTGATCGAGGCAGACTATCTGGTCGAGCAGTGCGTATCGCTCAGCAAGGAGCAATTACTGGCCGACGAGACCTTACGCCGGGCGTTTGTACGCAGTCTGGAGATCATTGGTGAGGCTGCTAAGAAAGTGCCCGATGCGTTTCGTGAGCAACATCCGGAGGTAGAATGGCGGGCAATGGCCGGCATGCGCGACCGGCTGATTCACGGGTACTTCGGTGTGGATTACGAGCTTGTGTGGGATGCCGTAAAGAACAAAGTGCCCGCGTTAAGGGGGCAAATCGGAAACATCCTCCGCGATGCGGATAGCCGTTCCACTTCTTCAGGCTGA
- the dnaE gene encoding DNA polymerase III, alpha subunit (Evidence 2a : Function of homologous gene experimentally demonstrated in an other organism; PubMedId : 2676978; Product type e : enzyme), translating to MHHSDFVHLHVHTQYSLLDGACSLETLVAKAKEYKMPALAMTDHGNLFGAIDFYTLAMKEGIKPIIGSEVYIAPGSRFEKSNQDSGYEGASHITLLAKDQVGYRNLMKLVSAGYLEGFYYKPRIDRELFAQHCQGLIALSGCLNSEAAKALLDGDEARAKETVGWYMDALGRENYFLEVQNHGIAEQKTVTDGVLRLAKAFDLPIVATNDLHYPSKEDARAHEVLLCIQTGKTIQDKDRWRFSTDQFYFKSAAEMKQIFAELPEAVRNTITVAERCNLQLQFGQLRLPRYQVPEGQTLESYLAHLAWEGLKIRYPDANVEVEARLKYELDVIQKTGFSGYFLVVWDFIKFAKDRGISVGPGRGSAAASLVAYCLNITNIDPLRYGLIFERFLNPERISMPDMDIDFSDDRRDEVIEYVTRKYGADNVAQIITFGTMGAKAVIRDVGRGLGMPYAEVDKIAKLVPNRINISLDEAIAESPPLTEAVQNRTEVGELWQVAKCLEGLTRHASTHAAGVVISGDPLTEHVPLYKDPKAGSKPTTQYAMKAIEKIGLLKVDFLGLRTLTVIANTLELIASGRGDKITIEKIPLDDPAVFSLLSEARTFGVFQLESSGMRDLMRRLKPERLEDVIALVALYRPGPMVMIDDFINRKNGKVKIRYDHPLMETILKETYGIMVYQEQVMRIASDLAGFSMGEADVLRKAMGKKDPEMMDQQRKKFVDGAKVKGVQARTAEKIFDKMAPFAGYAFNKPHATSYALLAYQTAYLKAHYPVEFMAALLTSEMADTDGIVKYIDECKQMGITVLPPDVNESESRFTVVGEQIRFGLVAIKNVGETAIQSILATRRDKGPFRSLFDFCERVDLRLTNKRVIESLIKCGAFDSLGAARAQLIAVADKAMEAGAGTQRERSHGQGSLLDVLEATGGLSQQAEALPAIPEWSPTQRLAAEKETLGFYVTGHPLADYRDVIAKVGAVTTDRLAACQDKETVTLCAIVSAVKEITTKSGDRMAFVTFEDMAGTVEAVAFPELYKANLLHLVKGAAVMVKGQVDVGEEVVKLLLAEVSPLANARRNGKSVVEITVEEARLSDPMLEQLKGVLLKFPGSIPVRLHLSVAPGAQVTVAASPDLTVAANERLRQEVEALLGPGSITGA from the coding sequence ATGCACCATTCCGATTTCGTCCATCTGCACGTTCATACTCAGTATAGCCTCCTGGATGGGGCCTGCTCCCTGGAGACGCTGGTGGCCAAGGCGAAGGAGTATAAGATGCCCGCCTTGGCCATGACCGATCACGGCAACCTCTTCGGGGCGATCGACTTTTACACCCTGGCGATGAAGGAAGGGATAAAGCCGATCATCGGCAGTGAGGTGTATATTGCCCCCGGCAGCCGTTTCGAGAAGTCCAATCAGGACAGCGGCTACGAAGGTGCCAGCCACATCACCCTGCTGGCCAAGGACCAGGTCGGCTATCGGAATTTGATGAAGCTGGTGTCGGCCGGCTATCTGGAGGGGTTCTACTATAAGCCGCGAATCGACCGGGAGCTGTTCGCCCAACATTGTCAAGGCCTCATTGCCCTCTCCGGCTGCCTGAACAGCGAGGCGGCCAAAGCGCTGCTGGATGGGGACGAGGCGCGGGCCAAGGAGACTGTCGGTTGGTACATGGATGCGCTGGGGCGCGAGAACTACTTTTTGGAGGTTCAGAACCACGGGATAGCGGAGCAGAAGACAGTCACTGACGGAGTCCTGCGGCTCGCCAAAGCATTCGACCTGCCGATTGTCGCCACCAACGACCTGCACTATCCCAGCAAAGAAGACGCGCGCGCCCATGAGGTGCTGCTCTGCATCCAGACCGGGAAGACGATTCAGGACAAGGATCGCTGGCGCTTTTCCACCGATCAGTTCTACTTCAAATCGGCGGCGGAGATGAAGCAGATCTTTGCCGAGCTGCCGGAGGCGGTCAGGAACACCATTACTGTGGCCGAGCGGTGCAACCTCCAGCTCCAGTTCGGGCAGCTTCGCCTGCCCCGGTATCAGGTACCCGAAGGCCAGACCCTCGAGTCCTACCTGGCCCATCTGGCCTGGGAGGGACTGAAGATCCGATACCCGGACGCGAATGTCGAGGTTGAAGCGCGCCTGAAGTACGAGCTGGACGTTATCCAGAAGACCGGTTTCTCCGGTTACTTCCTGGTGGTCTGGGACTTCATCAAGTTCGCCAAAGATCGAGGGATCTCGGTCGGCCCCGGCCGTGGCTCCGCGGCCGCCTCGCTGGTCGCCTATTGCCTCAACATTACAAATATCGATCCGCTCCGGTACGGCCTGATCTTTGAGCGATTCCTGAACCCCGAACGGATTAGTATGCCGGATATGGACATCGACTTCAGCGACGACCGGCGGGACGAGGTGATCGAGTATGTGACCCGGAAATATGGCGCCGACAATGTCGCCCAGATCATTACGTTCGGGACGATGGGGGCCAAGGCGGTCATACGGGACGTTGGGCGGGGCCTGGGGATGCCCTATGCCGAGGTGGACAAGATTGCCAAGCTGGTGCCCAACCGGATCAATATCAGTCTGGACGAGGCGATTGCCGAGAGCCCGCCGCTGACCGAGGCGGTACAAAATCGGACAGAGGTCGGGGAGTTGTGGCAGGTTGCCAAGTGCCTGGAGGGGCTGACACGGCACGCCTCAACCCACGCGGCGGGCGTCGTCATCTCCGGCGATCCGCTCACCGAGCATGTCCCGCTGTACAAAGATCCCAAGGCCGGCAGCAAGCCGACCACCCAGTACGCCATGAAGGCCATCGAGAAGATCGGCCTGTTGAAGGTCGATTTCCTGGGCCTGCGAACGCTGACGGTCATCGCCAACACGCTGGAACTGATCGCCTCCGGACGCGGGGATAAGATCACAATCGAGAAGATCCCCCTCGATGACCCGGCGGTCTTTTCCCTGCTTAGCGAGGCGCGGACCTTCGGAGTGTTTCAACTGGAATCCTCGGGAATGCGGGATCTGATGCGGCGTCTGAAGCCGGAACGGCTGGAGGACGTCATCGCCCTCGTGGCGCTCTACCGACCAGGACCGATGGTGATGATCGATGATTTCATCAACCGTAAGAACGGAAAGGTCAAGATCCGCTACGACCACCCGTTGATGGAGACGATCCTCAAAGAGACCTATGGGATCATGGTCTACCAGGAACAGGTCATGCGAATCGCCTCTGATCTCGCCGGATTCTCGATGGGAGAGGCGGATGTGCTGCGCAAGGCAATGGGCAAGAAAGACCCCGAGATGATGGATCAACAACGGAAGAAGTTTGTCGACGGGGCCAAGGTTAAAGGGGTTCAGGCGCGGACCGCAGAAAAGATCTTCGACAAGATGGCCCCCTTTGCGGGATATGCCTTCAACAAACCTCACGCGACCTCTTACGCTCTCTTGGCCTATCAGACCGCCTACCTGAAGGCCCATTATCCGGTAGAATTCATGGCGGCCCTCCTCACCTCAGAGATGGCGGATACCGACGGGATCGTCAAGTATATCGACGAGTGCAAACAGATGGGGATTACGGTTCTGCCGCCCGACGTCAATGAGTCGGAAAGCCGCTTTACTGTGGTGGGAGAGCAGATTCGGTTCGGACTGGTGGCCATCAAGAACGTCGGTGAGACGGCCATTCAGTCGATCCTGGCCACACGGCGGGACAAGGGTCCTTTCCGATCCCTCTTTGACTTCTGCGAGCGGGTGGATCTGCGGCTGACAAACAAACGGGTCATCGAAAGCCTGATCAAGTGCGGGGCATTTGACTCCCTCGGGGCGGCGAGGGCTCAACTCATAGCTGTTGCCGATAAGGCGATGGAGGCCGGCGCCGGCACACAGCGGGAGCGTAGCCACGGCCAAGGCTCACTGCTGGACGTCTTGGAGGCTACGGGCGGCCTCAGCCAACAGGCTGAAGCCCTTCCGGCTATTCCGGAATGGTCGCCGACTCAACGCCTGGCCGCCGAAAAGGAGACGTTGGGCTTCTACGTCACCGGCCATCCGCTGGCCGATTACCGGGATGTCATCGCAAAGGTTGGGGCCGTCACGACCGATCGCCTCGCGGCCTGTCAGGACAAAGAGACAGTCACGCTGTGCGCCATCGTGTCCGCCGTAAAGGAGATTACCACGAAGAGCGGGGATCGGATGGCCTTTGTGACGTTCGAGGACATGGCGGGGACGGTGGAGGCGGTGGCATTTCCTGAGCTGTATAAGGCGAACCTGCTCCACTTGGTGAAGGGTGCGGCCGTCATGGTAAAGGGACAGGTGGACGTAGGCGAAGAGGTGGTCAAGTTGCTCTTGGCAGAGGTGAGTCCCCTTGCAAATGCCAGACGCAACGGCAAGTCGGTGGTGGAGATCACCGTAGAGGAAGCGCGCCTGTCCGACCCAATGCTGGAGCAGTTAAAAGGCGTACTGCTGAAATTTCCTGGATCTATTCCTGTCAGACTTCACCTGAGCGTTGCGCCGGGCGCCCAGGTCACCGTTGCCGCCTCGCCGGACCTGACCGTTGCCGCGAACGAGCGGCTCAGGCAAGAGGTGGAGGCCCTGTTGGGTCCTGGTTCGATCACCGGAGCGTGA
- a CDS encoding putative WD40 domain protein beta Propeller precursor (Evidence 3 : Function proposed based on presence of conserved amino acid motif, structural feature or limited homology), with amino-acid sequence MRSVTELRRCTFSDREAGAWWRYVTLAVMMLITWWNPGISEAQYTYSQLTTTTGDGSASPSISADGTRIAFRSNRNLTGGNSDGNYEIFLWISGSGFTQITDTTGDSTYSYLSISADGTRIAFRSNRNLTGGNSDGNYEIFLWISGSGFTQITDTTGGENFTPFISADGTRIAFGSNRNLVTGGNLDGNPEIFLWTAGSGFTQVTATNGASTHYNPSINADGTRIAFYSTHDLTGSNLDHNSEIFLWTFGSGVIQITNTTEGGSDTPSISADGTRIAFVSTGNPVPGGNLDGNYEIFLWTASSGFTQVTATTEGYNWQPFISADGTRIAFGSNRNLTGSNPDGNWETFLWTAFFGFAQLTTTTAGVSSGQSLNTDGTKIAFVSTSNLTGGNPDGNPEIILASSPSVELAAVGSGPGPMLTNPVSVSYTLQGCNNKEIFLVVNAPAMGIPWSYLGASGWVSLPADLSTVTPYLGSGQADGTYSLYAGTAPAGTYELYLGCDYVMDGHLNIDTSAGLNLNGVYDYLSVTVQ; translated from the coding sequence ATGCGGAGTGTAACCGAATTGAGGCGATGTACGTTCAGTGACAGAGAGGCAGGCGCGTGGTGGCGGTACGTTACCTTGGCGGTCATGATGTTGATCACCTGGTGGAATCCCGGGATCTCCGAGGCCCAGTATACATATTCCCAACTCACCACCACCACCGGGGACGGTAGCGCCAGCCCCTCTATCTCCGCTGACGGCACACGGATCGCCTTTCGCTCCAATCGCAATCTGACCGGCGGCAACTCCGATGGTAACTATGAAATCTTCCTCTGGATTTCCGGCTCCGGCTTTACCCAGATCACTGACACCACTGGGGACAGTACCTACTCCTACCTTTCTATCTCCGCTGACGGCACACGGATCGCCTTTCGCTCCAATCGCAATCTGACCGGCGGCAACTCCGATGGTAACTATGAAATCTTCCTCTGGATTTCCGGCTCCGGCTTTACCCAGATCACTGACACCACTGGTGGCGAAAACTTCACCCCCTTCATCTCCGCTGACGGCACACGGATCGCCTTTGGCTCTAACCGCAACCTGGTTACTGGCGGTAATCTTGACGGGAACCCCGAAATCTTCCTTTGGACTGCCGGGTCCGGTTTTACTCAGGTTACGGCTACCAACGGTGCTAGCACTCACTACAACCCCTCCATCAATGCCGACGGCACCCGAATCGCCTTTTACTCTACTCACGACCTGACCGGCAGCAATCTGGACCACAATTCCGAGATCTTCCTCTGGACCTTCGGCTCCGGAGTCATCCAGATCACCAACACCACAGAGGGCGGAAGCGACACTCCCTCTATCTCCGCGGACGGTACCCGAATCGCCTTTGTCTCCACCGGTAACCCGGTTCCGGGCGGTAATCTCGACGGTAACTATGAAATCTTCCTCTGGACCGCCAGCTCCGGTTTTACCCAGGTTACTGCCACCACTGAAGGCTATAACTGGCAGCCCTTCATCTCCGCCGACGGTACCCGAATCGCCTTTGGTTCTAACCGCAACCTGACCGGTAGCAACCCCGACGGTAACTGGGAGACTTTCCTCTGGACCGCCTTCTTCGGCTTTGCCCAACTCACCACCACCACTGCAGGTGTCAGTTCTGGCCAATCTCTCAATACCGACGGCACCAAAATCGCCTTCGTCTCCACCAGCAATCTGACCGGCGGCAACCCAGACGGTAACCCTGAGATCATCCTGGCCAGCAGCCCGTCGGTTGAGCTGGCGGCTGTCGGCTCCGGTCCTGGTCCCATGCTGACCAATCCCGTATCGGTAAGCTATACACTCCAAGGGTGTAACAACAAGGAGATCTTTCTGGTTGTCAACGCCCCGGCTATGGGCATACCCTGGTCATACCTCGGCGCCTCAGGGTGGGTCTCGCTTCCGGCGGATCTTTCGACGGTCACCCCGTATCTAGGTAGTGGGCAAGCCGACGGCACCTATTCCCTCTATGCCGGTACCGCCCCGGCAGGCACCTATGAGCTGTACTTGGGGTGCGACTATGTCATGGATGGCCACCTCAATATCGATACCAGCGCCGGCCTGAACCTGAACGGGGTCTATGACTATCTGTCGGTTACGGTGCAATAG
- a CDS encoding conserved protein of unknown function (Evidence 4 : Homologs of previously reported genes of unknown function), with protein sequence MISRQIVEEVLQEAKRKGATEADLVLTENELVATQVRLGETETLRSAKEVRLGLRLFFDKRSATSSTSDLSTESLARLVEDTAVLAKAIARDECSGLPPTEECAKNIPDLNLYDSDGETLTVKDQLDRAKAAETAALSSDSRITNSEGAEFASNLYRIIYGSSQGFLGEYRGSTFSLAVSPIASSEDGMQRDHWYSRARHLGALESPEAVGKRAAERTLRRLGARKIKTQEVPVVFDPETATNLLRIICGALCGPALYRGASFLVGKLGERIAAETVSVYDDGTLPGYLGSKPFDGEGLPTRRNTIVENGVLRSYLLDSYSARKLGMKPTGNASRGAGDSPTAWPTNFYLQSGPHEPTEIIRSVDAGLYVTELIGFGVNLVTGDYSQGAVGFWIEKGELTYPVHEITIAGNLKEMLLGIEMVGNDLSFRQSVVAPTVKLRRMTVAGH encoded by the coding sequence ATGATCAGCCGGCAGATCGTCGAAGAAGTGTTGCAGGAGGCGAAGCGAAAAGGGGCCACTGAGGCCGACCTGGTTCTGACCGAGAACGAGTTGGTTGCTACCCAGGTCAGGCTGGGAGAGACCGAAACGCTTCGGAGCGCTAAAGAGGTCCGGCTTGGGTTACGGCTTTTTTTCGACAAACGGTCGGCTACCAGCTCGACTTCAGACCTCTCCACGGAGTCGCTCGCGCGATTGGTGGAGGATACGGCCGTCCTGGCCAAGGCGATCGCCCGCGATGAGTGCTCCGGGCTGCCGCCGACGGAAGAATGCGCCAAGAACATCCCGGATCTCAACCTATATGATTCGGACGGCGAGACCCTCACTGTCAAAGACCAGCTTGATCGGGCCAAGGCGGCCGAGACTGCAGCCCTCTCCTCTGACAGCAGGATCACCAACTCCGAAGGGGCGGAGTTTGCGAGTAACCTGTATCGGATCATCTATGGCAGCAGCCAAGGTTTTCTGGGTGAGTATCGCGGCTCGACCTTCAGTCTCGCGGTGTCGCCCATCGCCTCGTCTGAGGACGGCATGCAACGCGATCACTGGTACTCACGCGCCCGACACCTGGGCGCCCTGGAGTCGCCTGAAGCGGTCGGGAAGCGCGCGGCCGAGCGCACCCTCAGGCGCCTAGGCGCACGCAAGATCAAGACTCAGGAGGTTCCGGTCGTTTTCGACCCTGAGACTGCCACAAACCTGTTGCGCATCATCTGTGGCGCGCTCTGCGGTCCCGCTCTCTATCGTGGAGCATCGTTTCTGGTTGGCAAGCTGGGTGAGCGGATCGCCGCTGAGACCGTCTCGGTATACGATGACGGCACGTTACCCGGCTATCTCGGCTCAAAGCCGTTCGATGGCGAAGGGCTGCCGACCCGACGGAATACCATCGTAGAGAATGGCGTCCTGCGCAGCTACCTTCTTGACAGCTATTCCGCCCGCAAGCTCGGGATGAAGCCGACCGGTAACGCGAGCCGAGGCGCCGGCGATTCGCCGACCGCCTGGCCCACGAACTTTTACCTCCAATCCGGGCCGCATGAGCCGACCGAGATCATTCGCTCGGTGGACGCCGGGCTTTACGTCACCGAACTGATCGGCTTCGGCGTGAACCTTGTGACCGGTGACTACTCGCAGGGTGCGGTGGGATTCTGGATCGAGAAGGGGGAATTAACCTATCCGGTGCACGAGATCACCATCGCCGGCAACCTCAAGGAGATGCTGTTGGGGATTGAAATGGTAGGCAACGATCTCAGCTTCCGCCAGAGCGTCGTCGCCCCCACCGTCAAGCTTCGCCGTATGACCGTCGCCGGACACTGA
- the tldD gene encoding putative peptidase TldD (Evidence 3 : Function proposed based on presence of conserved amino acid motif, structural feature or limited homology; PubMedId : 8604133; Product type pe : putative enzyme): MTIHPIKPERFFLEKFGLTERHLEQGLGAALGSQIDDADLYFEYRVSESLALEEGIIKQATKHINQGVGVRALAHEKTGYAFSDEISVENLKLAGSRAKGIAERADAGTPPPVKVGSAPSHDLYPIRVQPVEIPLEKKIDLLHRIDAIVRKEDPRIVQVMASFACESKIVLIATSAGVMVGDIQPLSRLSITCIAQDGENRQVGSWGGGGRAEFEFFLEGGRFERYAKEAARLAIMNLSAADAPAGMMDVVLGSGWPGILLHEAIGHGLEGDFNRKKTSAFSDRIGQRVASELVTVVDDGTIPGRRGSLNVDDEGTPTGRTVLIEQGILRGYLQDRLNARLMGMEPTGNGRRESYAHQPLPRMTNTFMLPGDSTPDEIIGSVKHGLYAVTFGGGQVDITSGKFVFSASEAYLIEDGKITRPVKGATLIGHGPEVLTRVTMVGNDLKLDEGIGTCGKDGQSVPVGVGLPTIKIEGLTVGGTLGMPKGGSAQ, translated from the coding sequence ATGACGATACACCCGATAAAACCGGAGCGGTTTTTCCTGGAAAAGTTCGGATTGACGGAGCGGCACCTTGAGCAGGGATTGGGCGCCGCCCTTGGCAGCCAGATCGATGACGCAGACCTGTACTTTGAGTACCGAGTCAGTGAGTCCCTGGCGCTCGAAGAGGGGATCATCAAACAGGCGACGAAGCATATCAACCAGGGGGTCGGAGTCCGAGCCCTCGCTCACGAGAAGACCGGGTACGCATTTTCCGACGAGATCAGTGTGGAGAACCTGAAACTCGCCGGTTCGCGGGCTAAGGGGATCGCTGAGCGGGCAGACGCCGGTACGCCTCCTCCGGTGAAGGTTGGCAGTGCGCCGTCCCATGATCTGTACCCGATTCGCGTCCAGCCGGTAGAGATTCCGCTGGAGAAAAAGATCGATCTGCTCCACCGAATCGACGCCATCGTCAGGAAAGAAGACCCCCGGATCGTCCAGGTAATGGCATCATTTGCCTGCGAGTCCAAGATCGTCTTGATCGCGACCTCGGCCGGCGTCATGGTCGGCGACATCCAGCCGCTCTCACGCCTGAGCATCACCTGCATCGCCCAGGATGGCGAGAACAGGCAGGTAGGGAGCTGGGGTGGGGGGGGCAGGGCCGAGTTCGAGTTCTTCCTGGAGGGAGGCCGCTTCGAGCGTTATGCCAAGGAGGCCGCCCGACTGGCCATCATGAACCTCAGCGCAGCCGATGCCCCTGCCGGAATGATGGACGTCGTCCTCGGTTCCGGATGGCCTGGGATCTTGCTGCACGAGGCGATCGGTCACGGCCTTGAAGGCGACTTCAACCGGAAAAAGACCTCGGCCTTCAGCGATCGGATCGGGCAGCGGGTCGCCTCGGAACTTGTCACCGTGGTGGACGATGGCACAATCCCCGGACGCCGCGGCTCGCTGAATGTCGATGACGAGGGGACGCCGACCGGCCGTACCGTCCTGATCGAGCAGGGCATCCTGCGCGGCTATCTGCAGGACCGACTGAATGCGCGCCTGATGGGAATGGAGCCGACAGGCAACGGCCGACGCGAAAGTTACGCCCACCAACCGCTTCCACGCATGACTAATACCTTCATGCTGCCCGGCGACTCGACACCTGACGAGATCATCGGTTCCGTCAAGCACGGGCTGTACGCGGTGACCTTCGGCGGCGGCCAGGTGGATATCACCAGCGGTAAGTTTGTTTTTTCGGCCAGCGAGGCCTATCTCATCGAAGACGGAAAGATCACAAGGCCGGTCAAGGGCGCCACGCTGATCGGCCACGGTCCGGAAGTCCTGACCCGAGTGACCATGGTGGGTAATGATCTGAAGCTGGATGAGGGGATCGGGACGTGCGGGAAGGACGGTCAAAGTGTTCCCGTGGGCGTCGGGCTGCCGACCATAAAGATCGAGGGGCTGACCGTGGGCGGGACCCTCGGCATGCCGAAAGGGGGGAGCGCTCAATGA
- a CDS encoding A/G-specific adenine glycosylase (fragment) gives MPLVNNHFPDPVIRRKFQQRLLRWYARHRRDLPWRKTSDPYKILVSEVMLQQTQVDRVVPKYQEFIRKYPTLQELAGASVSDVEASWRPLGYNIRPVRLHAIAQQAVDQHGGKIPSSLEELQAFKGIGRYTAGAVMSFAFRKDAPILDTNVKRLLQRVFLGPIKSNGSKSVKHLWDLSTVLIPNGKAYDFNQAMMDFGALICTARKPNCPICPMRPLCRSYPQDKDHTPCPKPRRPSR, from the coding sequence ATGCCCCTCGTCAACAATCACTTCCCGGATCCTGTCATCAGGCGAAAATTTCAACAGCGACTCCTGCGCTGGTATGCGCGTCATCGGCGCGACCTGCCGTGGCGGAAGACCTCCGACCCGTACAAAATTTTGGTATCGGAGGTGATGCTGCAGCAGACCCAGGTCGATCGGGTCGTCCCCAAGTATCAGGAGTTCATCCGAAAATATCCCACGCTGCAAGAGTTGGCCGGCGCTTCGGTCAGTGACGTCGAGGCCTCGTGGCGGCCGCTCGGCTACAATATTCGACCGGTCCGCTTGCACGCCATCGCGCAACAGGCTGTTGACCAACACGGCGGCAAGATCCCGAGCTCATTGGAGGAGCTCCAGGCATTCAAGGGGATTGGCCGCTACACTGCCGGCGCAGTGATGAGCTTTGCCTTCCGCAAAGATGCCCCGATCCTCGATACCAACGTGAAAAGGCTGCTGCAGCGGGTCTTTCTTGGCCCGATAAAAAGTAACGGCTCGAAGTCAGTAAAACATCTCTGGGACCTCTCGACTGTCTTGATCCCCAACGGTAAAGCGTACGACTTTAACCAGGCCATGATGGACTTCGGCGCGCTCATCTGCACCGCCCGGAAGCCCAACTGCCCAATCTGCCCCATGCGGCCGCTCTGCCGCTCCTATCCACAAGATAAGGATCACACGCCATGCCCGAAGCCGCGCCGACCGTCGAGGTAG
- the nudG gene encoding CTP pyrophosphohydrolase codes for MPEAAPTVEVAAGLIVKGGKILITQRPGHVHLGGLWEFPGGKRQVNESFETCLKREVMEELGLTIAVHEQIFSTEHHDAGRHIRLRFYRCTVLAGEPSPFGCQAYRWITPVEISAYPFPPADLPLVHQIASGRHIIV; via the coding sequence ATGCCCGAAGCCGCGCCGACCGTCGAGGTAGCGGCCGGACTCATCGTCAAAGGCGGGAAGATCCTCATTACCCAACGCCCGGGCCACGTCCATTTGGGCGGGCTGTGGGAGTTTCCCGGCGGCAAGCGGCAAGTCAACGAAAGCTTCGAGACCTGCTTGAAAAGAGAGGTCATGGAAGAGTTGGGGCTGACTATTGCGGTTCACGAACAGATCTTCTCCACCGAGCACCACGACGCTGGGCGCCATATCCGGCTCCGTTTTTACCGATGCACCGTCCTGGCCGGTGAACCCAGCCCCTTCGGGTGCCAAGCCTATCGGTGGATTACCCCGGTCGAGATCAGCGCCTACCCGTTTCCTCCTGCCGACCTGCCGCTGGTGCATCAGATCGCCTCGGGACGGCATATCATCGTTTAA